The following are encoded in a window of Sminthopsis crassicaudata isolate SCR6 chromosome 5, ASM4859323v1, whole genome shotgun sequence genomic DNA:
- the RBMS2 gene encoding RNA-binding motif, single-stranded-interacting protein 2 isoform X5, with protein MAKLFLLRPYWTRQQTNAKVRRQIILGGYGFVDFDSPSAAQKAVTALKASGVQAQMAKEQDPTNLYISNLPVTMDEQELEGMLKPFGQVISTRILRDTSGTSRGVGFARMESTEKCEAIISHFNGKYIKTPPGVPAPSDPLLCKFADGGQKKRQNQGKYVQNGRSWPRDGDVGGMALTYDPATALQNGFYTAPPYSITPNRMIAQTTLSPYLPSPVSSYQVHSPSWMHHQSYLMPPAGTVLTPGMDHTISIQPASMMGPLTQQLGHLSLSSTGTYMPTAAAMQGAYIPQYTPVPSSSVPVEESSGQQSQVAVDPPSDHAAYPFQYSK; from the exons ATGGCAAAATTGTTTCTACTAAGGCCATATTGGACAAGACAACAAACAAATGCAAAGGTGAGAAGACAGATCATCCTTGGGG GCTATGGCTTTGTAGATTTTGACAGTCCTTCAGCTGCACAGAAAGCTGTGACTGCGCTTAAGGCCAGCGGAGTGCAGGCACAGATGGCAAAG GAGCAGGATCCTACGAATTTATACATCTCAAATCTCCCAGTGACTATGGATGAGCAGGAGTTGGAAGGGATGTTGAAGccttttgggcaagtcatttctacTCGAATTCTTCGAGACACAAGTGGAACCAGTCGAGGGGTTGGTTTTGCAAG GATGGAGTCCACAGAGAAGTGTGAAGCCATCATTTCCCACTTTAATGGAAAATACATTAAGACACCCCCTGGAGTACCAG CCCCGTCTGATCCTTTGCTCTGCAAATTTGCTGATGGTGGGCAAAAGAAACGCCAGAATCAggggaaatatgtacagaatggCCGGTCTTGGCCGCGAGATGGTGATGTG GGTGGCATGGCACTGACCTATGACCCTGCCacagctctccagaatgg GTTTTATACAGCACCACCCTACAGCATCACCCCCAACAGGATGATTGCCCAGACCACACTCTCTCCCTATCTCCCATCTCCTGTATCTTCATATCAG GTTCACAGCCCATCTTGGATGCACCACCAGTCATACCTCATGCCACCTGCA GGCACAGTCCTGACCCCAGGGATGGACCACACTATTTCCATTCAGCCTGCTTCAATGATGGGACCTCTCACCCAGCAGCTGGGCCACCTTTCCCTCAGCAGCACGGGCACG TATATGCCCACAGCTGCAGCTAtgcaaggagcttatattccccAGTACACACCTGTGCCTTCTTCCAGTGTTCCTGTTGAG GAAAGCAGTGGCCAGCAGAGTCAAGTAGCAGTGGACCCTCCTTCTGATCATGCGGCCTATCCTTTCCAGTACAGCAAGTAA
- the RBMS2 gene encoding RNA-binding motif, single-stranded-interacting protein 2 isoform X4 codes for MAKLFLLRPYWTRQQTNAKVRRQIILGGYGFVDFDSPSAAQKAVTALKASGVQAQMAKQQEQDPTNLYISNLPVTMDEQELEGMLKPFGQVISTRILRDTSGTSRGVGFARMESTEKCEAIISHFNGKYIKTPPGVPAPSDPLLCKFADGGQKKRQNQGKYVQNGRSWPRDGDVGGMALTYDPATALQNGFYTAPPYSITPNRMIAQTTLSPYLPSPVSSYQVHSPSWMHHQSYLMPPAGTVLTPGMDHTISIQPASMMGPLTQQLGHLSLSSTGTYMPTAAAMQGAYIPQYTPVPSSSVPVEESSGQQSQVAVDPPSDHAAYPFQYSK; via the exons ATGGCAAAATTGTTTCTACTAAGGCCATATTGGACAAGACAACAAACAAATGCAAAGGTGAGAAGACAGATCATCCTTGGGG GCTATGGCTTTGTAGATTTTGACAGTCCTTCAGCTGCACAGAAAGCTGTGACTGCGCTTAAGGCCAGCGGAGTGCAGGCACAGATGGCAAAG CAACAGGAGCAGGATCCTACGAATTTATACATCTCAAATCTCCCAGTGACTATGGATGAGCAGGAGTTGGAAGGGATGTTGAAGccttttgggcaagtcatttctacTCGAATTCTTCGAGACACAAGTGGAACCAGTCGAGGGGTTGGTTTTGCAAG GATGGAGTCCACAGAGAAGTGTGAAGCCATCATTTCCCACTTTAATGGAAAATACATTAAGACACCCCCTGGAGTACCAG CCCCGTCTGATCCTTTGCTCTGCAAATTTGCTGATGGTGGGCAAAAGAAACGCCAGAATCAggggaaatatgtacagaatggCCGGTCTTGGCCGCGAGATGGTGATGTG GGTGGCATGGCACTGACCTATGACCCTGCCacagctctccagaatgg GTTTTATACAGCACCACCCTACAGCATCACCCCCAACAGGATGATTGCCCAGACCACACTCTCTCCCTATCTCCCATCTCCTGTATCTTCATATCAG GTTCACAGCCCATCTTGGATGCACCACCAGTCATACCTCATGCCACCTGCA GGCACAGTCCTGACCCCAGGGATGGACCACACTATTTCCATTCAGCCTGCTTCAATGATGGGACCTCTCACCCAGCAGCTGGGCCACCTTTCCCTCAGCAGCACGGGCACG TATATGCCCACAGCTGCAGCTAtgcaaggagcttatattccccAGTACACACCTGTGCCTTCTTCCAGTGTTCCTGTTGAG GAAAGCAGTGGCCAGCAGAGTCAAGTAGCAGTGGACCCTCCTTCTGATCATGCGGCCTATCCTTTCCAGTACAGCAAGTAA